gcaacgccattcctcttcaagctttccttctcagcatagtagaccatgtgattgagtgattcaaaatggccaataccagtccatttcagctcactaatgcctaggatatcgatctttatgtgttccatttcatttttgatgatttttaatAATCCTTGATTcgtactttatacattccacattccaattattaatggatgtttgcatctgggCATCAAGGTtgaactctattttgaggaggcagctcttccccagctgtctttagagtgccttccaacctgaagggctcttcttcccacactatatcagacaatgttccgctgctatccataaggttttcactggctaattcttttcagaagtagactgctggatccttcttcctagtctgccttagtttggaagctcagctgaaacctgtttgccatgggtgaccctgctggtatctgaacactggtggcatagcttccagcatcacggcaacatgcaagcccccacggtatgacaaactgagagacatgtGGTGGCCTCAAGGCCTAAAGGGAGGTAATCATCATTTCTACTTATGACAAGGGAACACTAGATCGAAGGTATTAAGGGGTGTGGTTGAACTCATGGAACAAGAAGGCAGCAAGAATAAGGTTCTAATGAAGGTCACATTATTCCTAATCCTGTGATTTCCACCCTCAAGAGAAGAGTAAGAAAAGGAGAAGGCTGAACAGAGCAAAACTTAACAGCAAAATAGATAATAAAATATATGATTTAGGAGTCTTTAGGCAATACTGTGGAATAACGAACTAATCCATGTTTCTTCATAAATCAACCCATACCAATTGGTGTAGAGTCAATTATGACTTAGGAGGACCCCatgtttttcagagtagaactgtgtttcatagtgttttcaatggttgtgatctttcagaagtagatggccaggattttcttcccaggtgcttctgggtggatttgaacctccaaactttcagtttagTAGCTGAGCTCGTAACTGTTTGAGAAACATAGGCCCATGTTTTTCTTAAGAGGCATAAgattgttttctgtatttgcaCAGGTGAAAGACTATGGGAGGGTTCAACACTAGTTACCGAGATGGCTTCATTTTGGTGGGCTTTTCAGATTGGCCTCAACTGGAACTTGCCCTTTTCatctttatttcaattttttaccCCCTAACTCTCTTTGGCAATATCACCATCATCACTCTATCCCGCCTGGATCTGCGGTTGcaaacacccatgtactttttcctctgtAATCTCTCCTTCCTGGACCTCTGCTTCACTACCAGCACTGTGCCTCAGCTTCTGATCAACCTTCATGGATCTGACCGGACCATCACCTACGGAGGGTGTGTGGCCCAGCTCTTTATCTTCCTCGCCCTGGGCTCCACTGAGTGTGTGCTCCTGGTGGTGATGGCCTTTGATCGCTATGCTGCTGTCTGTCGACCACTCCACTACAAGACCATTATGCACCCCCGACTCTGCCAGACACTGGCTGCCATCTCCTGGGTGGGAGGCTTCATGAACTCTGCAGTTCAGACAGGTCTCATGATGGCCATGCCGCTCTGTGGCCTCCATCACCTgaaccacttcttctgtgagaTGCCTGTTCTCCTGAAGATGGCTTGTGAGGATATACAAGGTACAGAGGTGAAGATGTTTGTGGCCCGAGTAATTATTGTAATGCTTCCTGCAGCACTAATTCTAGGCTCTTATGTACACATTGCTCAGGCTGTGCTGAGAGTCAAATCAGTTGCTGGACGCAGAAAGGCTTTTGGGACTTGTGGGTCACACCTCTTGGTAGTTTTCCTTTTCTATGGCTCAGCCATCTACACGTACCTCCAACCCATGCATAGTTATTCTCCAAGTGAAGGAAAGTTTGTTGCACTTTTTTATACTATAATTACCCCCATGCTCAATCCTCTCATTTATACCCTAAGGAATAAGGATGTGAAGGGGGCTCTGAAGAAGATAGTACGGAAAGGCAGAGACTCAGGGtaggaggaggaaaggaggatCAATACAATTGTCTGTAATAGCTCTCAGGTCATAGAGCCCATTCTATTCCTGGGAGAGCAGTTGTTGAGTAGTAAATAGCCCTCGATAGGCCTCAGGGTTTTAGTACCTTACCTTCCTTGTTTGGGTGTTGGAAGTGGGGATCTCTTGGGGCTTTTTCTTTCTCAATGTTTTTGATCATTTTGCAGGAGGGAGTAAGTATTGATCTATATCACAATGTTCCAAAGAAATGAGGTTGGGAAGCGGGTAGTGTAGCAACTCTTGGAAAGGGACTAGGTTCTAGGCAAGCCTAAGAGTGAGAGAAGACTTAATTCAAAATGACATCACCTTTTCTAAGTCAACGGTTCCCAGCATGGTGCCATGTAAATGTACCCAATGATTAAGGAAAAGAGTTCACTCTGGTTCTTCTACAAATTACCTGTGACCCGGACCATGTTCGCTCACCTCTCAAGATCCATTTTGAAGGTCTGTTACATGACCCTTTTATGATACTTGGAGCAAATAAAGATATCGTAAACAGAGGTACTTATATACAGCATGTAGAGTCTGAGACATGGATGTCCTTTATCTACTTGAGGAAAAAGGCAAAATCATTTCGGTGGTCCTAATTGagtcaaggaaaccctggcggcgtagcggttaagtgctatggctgctaaccaagaggttgcagttcaaatccgccaggcgctccttggaaactctatggggcagttgtaccctgtcctatagggtctctatgagtcggaatcgacaagatgccagtgggtttttgttttaattgagtCAAGGGAAGAAACTCTCAGTTCCAAGATTCTCATAAAGCTGATTGGTATCATGGGAAAGATACTGTACATGCGagagagaatagaatagaaaagaaaaaaacataaaaataaggaACCATGAAAAAGTGATataggagaaagaaagaatagtAAAAAACCAACCTAGTGctgcccagttgattctgactcatagtgaccctaaggaacagggtagaactgccccatagagtttcaacggattgcctggctgatttgaactgctgacctttcggttagcagccatagcacctaaccaccatgccactagggtttccagggaatagCAGGGTgtggcaaaaaaccaaaccaaacctgttgccattgagtccattctgactcatagtgaccctaaaggacagagtagaaccgacctgtagggttccaaggagcacctgtcgatcttttggttagtagctgtagctcttaaccactacgccaccaggttttccagggaGTGACGCAGATGAGAAAAAAGAGATTCCTGTGGTGGAAAGCGGTGGGAGATTCAGGAGGCTCTAGGTCCAAGTGTTAACACAGTGGATACCTGAAATTCCACCACGGTTATGTCATTCCATGTCCTTAAATGTTGGTGTCATTTTAAAATGCAGGTACCCTTGTTAATAACTTTTTATAGCCTCAGTAATGTTCATATTGAGTTAATCTTTTATTCCAAACacaataactaatatttattgaatatttaaaaaGTGTTTTGCATAAATTATCATTATTACAGCAACATTGTCAGGTAGTTTTGATGTATATTCCTTATTTATTCATTATGAAATAGAGGTTCATAGGGTTTACATAACACTCAAGTTCACCTAGCAAACATTAGACGAAGCTGAGCCCCAGGCTTCTGTAACCCTAAATCCAACCCTTACTACCACACACTGCCAgttgtcttttttaaatttttatgttttgAGGGTGTATTTTTAATAGGGAAGATTGAGTTAGAGATTAGATGAAGAAGGAATCAAATATGAGCTTAACTTACTTCACAACTTTACTTCAGGTGATCCTGGCCAGGTTTCTAGACATTTCTGAGTCACCAAGTGTTGGTTGGCCAGAGGGAATATTATTTCCCACATAAAACTAGTATTTCCTGTAataatattttccatttattgTTCTCTTACTATAGTCTAAAGCTCCTTGGATGACACAAGTGTTTTGTGCTTAAccactaacctaagggttggtggtttgaacccattggcacaaaggaagaaaggcctagagatctgcttccttaaagattatagctaataaaaacctacggggcagttttgctctgtaacacatggtatcacaatgagtcagaatcgatttgacaatAATGGGTTTGTTAGAGTCCAAGCACCATGTTACGTGATATATTCTATTATCACACTTAATTCTAACAACATGAAAAATAGGTATTATCCCCCTCCCCGCAATATTTGTATTGATCAA
The window above is part of the Elephas maximus indicus isolate mEleMax1 chromosome 2, mEleMax1 primary haplotype, whole genome shotgun sequence genome. Proteins encoded here:
- the LOC126062044 gene encoding olfactory receptor 2Y1-like; this translates as MGGFNTSYRDGFILVGFSDWPQLELALFIFISIFYPLTLFGNITIITLSRLDLRLQTPMYFFLCNLSFLDLCFTTSTVPQLLINLHGSDRTITYGGCVAQLFIFLALGSTECVLLVVMAFDRYAAVCRPLHYKTIMHPRLCQTLAAISWVGGFMNSAVQTGLMMAMPLCGLHHLNHFFCEMPVLLKMACEDIQGTEVKMFVARVIIVMLPAALILGSYVHIAQAVLRVKSVAGRRKAFGTCGSHLLVVFLFYGSAIYTYLQPMHSYSPSEGKFVALFYTIITPMLNPLIYTLRNKDVKGALKKIVRKGRDSG